The nucleotide sequence GCCTAATTGATATAAGTGGTGGTAACGGTGGCACCGATTACCTTACCTTCGGAAGAAATCCCTATACGGGCTGCACAGGCGGCGGTGGCGGTACTCAGGGTCTTGTTGATGTATTATCAGACGGACAATGGTTTGTACAAAGCTATATAGACGATGGTGATGATGAAACCTACCATTATACCTCCTATACCATTGTTTTTAACATTGATGGCACCGTAGTCGCTACGAATAGTAATGGTGCTATTAACGGAACATGGAATGTGACCAACAGCAGCAGCGGACTCGATCTTGTACTTAACTTCGGCGGACAGATTCCTTTTGATGAATTTAATGACGATTGGGATGTTTCAAATTATACGACAACCCTGGTGGAATTATTTGATGTAAGCGGCGGTAATGGTGGAACCGACTACTTAACCTTTGCCAAACTTTAATTAGCTGTTTTTTTGCCCCTAAAGGAGCCGACTGTGAAAGCAGTCGGTTTTTTTATTTGTTTTATTCTTTCAACGAATTTAAGACACGTTCCAAATCACCTCTCTGTTTTGAACGCAGTAAGGTTACGCGCTTAGATCCGTTTTCAGTAGTAGCATACAAAACCGAAGTACCCATTGTTCTTTTTGAGGTGTGTACTTCAGTATTCTGAAACAATTCAGTTGCCAGCTCCGAAATTTCCTTAAAGTCTTCTTCAGTAATAGACACGGTCACTTTTTCTCCACCACTATAAGTTCCTGAAGAGCTTTCAACAGGAGTAATTGGCACGTATCTTATTTCTTTGGGTGAAATATCAAACACATTATTATTCTGGTCGGTATAGGTATAGGTAGTCATAATTTTGGTCCCGCATTGCAACGCCAGAAAACAGGATAATAATAAGAGTCTAGCCTTGTTCACCTGTATTATTCGTTATACAACCTCTCACCGGCTTCTTCATATTTATCCCCCTTTTTCCAGAATGGTGTTACCGGATCATTTGCTATTAGTCTACCTGCAAGCACATATGCCCTGAAGAATTTTTCAAGATACTCATAATCCAGACTATCTGCGTGGTCTCCGGGGCGGTGATAATATTTAGTAACATCTCCGTCAAATGATGAAAATCCCAATGAAAATGTAGGTGCTGGAATCCCTTTTGCTGCAAAATGAACGTTGTCACTTCGGTCAAATAGCCCTTGTTCGGGAGCAGGATCATCGGTGGCTTTAAGACCAAATTCCTTCACAGCATTCTTTATATTTTCTGATGCCGTGGTTCGATCTAACCCGATTATAGTGGCCAAGGCTGTATTGTTATAACCGGCGTTATCGCTATTAAAGCAAAAAACCATCTGATTAAGAGGAAGCACAGGATGCTCTACATAATAATTACTTCCCAGCAGTCCCTTTTCTTCTCCGGTAAACAAAATAAACAGGGCAGACCGCTTCGTTGGATATTTGGCAAGATTTTCGGCCATACTTAATACGGTGGTAGCTCCCACGGCATTGTCCCGGGCACCATTGTAAATATTATCGCCTGTCTCATCGGGTGTACCTACCCCAACGTGGTCGTAGTGCGCCGAATAGATGATATATTCATTTTTAAGTTTTGGGTCTGTTCCTTCAACCACACCGATCACGTTTTGAGTAGTGATGAGTTCCGTTCTTGGAGCGCCAACCAACAGAGCTCCTGTTAACTTCGGAC is from Constantimarinum furrinae and encodes:
- a CDS encoding M28 family peptidase translates to MKKIIFILFAFSVSVVFAQTDKEKVLETISKNNIEGHIYFLADDLLKGRETGTAENKIAAAYLANSFRRYGVKPNPKTGTYYQEFQLKKVIPPRKNTFSINGTEYKDNVAIQPTLTEFKGEAIFLGHGLESDYENANVDGKLVVVKAGSPTSKDARQAFGFKDEKIQLARKAGAKGLVEFIDTDDNIWGFIEHNFTGVRLEMVKENNSQDNDQGTDDFLYMWALDKGGIHTGKLEKSPKLTGALLVGAPRTELITTQNVIGVVEGTDPKLKNEYIIYSAHYDHVGVGTPDETGDNIYNGARDNAVGATTVLSMAENLAKYPTKRSALFILFTGEEKGLLGSNYYVEHPVLPLNQMVFCFNSDNAGYNNTALATIIGLDRTTASENIKNAVKEFGLKATDDPAPEQGLFDRSDNVHFAAKGIPAPTFSLGFSSFDGDVTKYYHRPGDHADSLDYEYLEKFFRAYVLAGRLIANDPVTPFWKKGDKYEEAGERLYNE